GTAAAATCAGTCAATCTGTGAGAGGACAGCTTATTAATAATTAAAAATTACGTGAATTAATCTTCTCGGTTTTGGGTTATAGACTTTGATAGTGCTATATCAATTTACAGGTTTCAGAATTTAATAGGTGAGTTTGGGTGTGAAAGTTGCCCAAGGATTAAGACATAGATGTTTTAACTCACATAAACTATTAATATGATGAAATCACATGTTTACACACTCAGGATATTGTGCCTGGCACTGGCTGTAGCAATAGCCGGCTGCTCAGAGGAAGACGACCCATCTGCCGACCCCGGAGAGGAAGAAATAGTTGATCCGCCTACGCCCTCTTTAACTTTTGCGACCCCCTCAGACTCAACAGGGATTGCATTTGAAGTAGTTGGTAACCCCGTAGTTGACGGAACAAAGTATACCTTTAACACCACTGATGAAGATAATGGTTGTGGAATGCCTGGTGGGGATTATATCAAACTGGATACACTCGACCCCATTTGGGATAAAGGTTTTGCCGTAGCAGCCTGGGTAGAATTTCAGGAAGAAGAACGTTACTACGAAAGAATTGTCGATTTTGGTAACGGATGGGGCGAAAACGGTGGAATGAATATTACACTGTCACGCCTGGCACGTTCTGCCGATCTGGTTTTAACCAGTTGGATAGACACTGACTCTTTAACTAATCGCGAAAAAGGAAGACTTATCGCGCGTGACGCAATAGTCAATGGTGAGACTTTGTTTTATGCAGCTACAGTTAGTCCTACGGGAGAAATGAAGATATATGTAAATGGGGAATTGGCGGCTGAAAAGGCTGATGGGCATCCGGTTGCCAATGTTGTACGAAATGAGAATTTCATTGGACACTCTAATTGGTGTCAGGAAGATTATGACTTTAAGGGAACAATTGATGGAATGTACATATACAACAGGGCAATAACTCCGAAAGAAGTTAGGGCTCTATATGACCTTCGAGCTGGCTCAGATCAGGCTAAATAGCAAAAAATTGTCTTAAGAATACGGCCATTTCTGTTTCCAGGAAATGGCCGTATTTTTAAAACTACGAAACCCTAAAAGAAAAAGCTGAGACTTGCCTTTGCAAATAGTGGGCTTCCAGGGGTAAAATGTATTTCCGATACAGGGGCAGTTTCATTAAACAGGCGTGATTCTGTATCAAACTGTGCCTCTTTCCACTCACTATCCAGGACATTTACTATGGAAAACCCCACCTCATATCTTGGACGAGTATAATTTAAGGTAGCATCCAAAAGAAAATACCCTTCCGCCTTGATGCTGTTATCTTCGTTGGCTGGTCTGTCATCCATATACCTGTATCGCAGGCTTCCGTTAATTCCATTTTTCATGTTAAAGCTTACACCTCCAATGCTCGTGAAAGTCGGAGCCAGTGGGATATGATTGGCCTCTTCCGGTTCATTAACCGCTTCCGGATCAGTGAAATTCAAATCCGCATCAAGGTAAAGCCATTGTAATAGTTGATATCTGAAGGATAAGTCCAGTCCCCTTCGCCTGGTTTCTCCGCTAGGTTCTACTATGCCCTCATCACCTACATATACAAATTCCTGATCAAGATTGAGTTGCCATATGGCTGCATTGATTGACAGATTAGGCACAGGCTTGTAAATGCCTCCAAAGTCGAAACCATAGGCTTTTGGTAATACGTCCTTTCCACTTTGTGCTACCACTACCCTGGTATCATTAGAGTGAAAGCCAATACCTGCTTTGGCAAAAAGACCAATTTTAGGTGTTAGCTTATATGTTGCACTAAACTTTGGAGAGAATACACCTTCGCTCTCACCTTGCCTTTCATAAGTGCTGGCCAATGCATCTACATAATTGAATATGAAATGATCATAACGTAAGCTTCCGTTAATGGAAAACACGGGGGTAATATCGAGGGTTTCACTAACGTAGGCGTATACATTAGTCTCATCAATATCTCCTTTGGCCAGATCATCCAGTACCTCCCTGCGGTTTAGGGTATGAGATAGTCGGATGTCATTAACATCATCATACCTGAACCCTGCACCCGCCTTAGATGTAAGGTTACGGTTTCCCAGAAATCCCTCCTTGGTATATGTGCCGGCATACCCGTAAATATTTCTGTTTTCCGATTGTGTGATCTGGTCTCCGTTTACGGGGTCATTGAGGAAGAAAGTAAAATTGGAAACCAACATAAAATCGTAGCTGGAAAAGAAAACCTGGTGTTCAAGGTTTGCATCATTACCGAGATCGAGATTATATCTTATGTTCAGGTTTGTACGGCTGGTTTCCCCACCTTCTGTATCATCAATAGCTCCGAACCGACCTATTTGTCCACTTTCTACTGCTCTTACAGGTATCTGACCAGAGGCATCCCACTTACTTGTAAATCGAGAGGCTGATATTGAAAGTAATCTTTTGTTATCAAAATATCCGGTGTATTTACCCATAATGTTGATGCGCGAAAAATTTTGAGGACTTTCAAAATACCCATCGGTAAGATATAGCTCAGAAGCGAGATACAGGTTTTCACGGTTCCCATTTTTCTGTTTGTTATACAGATCGATGAGACCCACACTCCTTAAGGTGCCGTATTGTCCACCTTCCAGTTTAATCATGCTGCTATCGAGCCTGTCCCTGGTACTGAATGCTGCATATCCTGCTGTGGTAAAGTTACCCTGATCTGCGTAGTAAGGCCCCTTGTTGAAGTTTACGCGTTCAATGGTTTCTGGTATGACAAAATGCAGGTCAGAATAGCCTTGTCCATGGGCGTGCGATACCATATTTACAGGCATCCCGTCTACCGTCAGGTTGATATCTGTACCATGGTCAATATCAAATCCACGTAAAAATATCTGCTCCGCCTTGCCACCACCTGCGTGTTGGGCAATAAAAAGGCCAGGAACAAGCCTTAGTACGTCCTGAGAACTTTCCGTGGGACGCAGCTTTATGTCATAGGCAGATATGGAACTGAGATTTTTGACTTCTTCAGAAGTAATAACCACATCGGCCAGCTCAATATTTCCTTGTTGTAGATAAAAGTCCAGGTTTAGTTCTTTGTCTGTTATTTCTATTTCCTTCTGTTGACTTTTATAACCGATATAGGACACAGACACTGTAAAAGTACCAGCCGGCAATTTTAGTTTAAAGTTTCCGAAGGCATCAGCTGAGGCACCAGCTCCGTTACCAACTAATATATTGGCTCCGGGTAATGGCTCACCCTGATGGTTATATATTTGCCCGCTAAATATTTGCTGGGCATAAAGATTCTGGCAATAGCAAAGCACAGCTACCAGAATTAGTAGTTTGATTTTTGTCATAATTTATATTTAAAGCATTAATAATCAGGCAGTAAAGTGCTAATCTTGTCTATACAAGCTTTGAATTGCCCTTTGAAGCATTAGTATTTGCTCTTTGTGATTTATGACAGAATGGGAGGAGGGGTAGGAGGAACGAGTTTGTGCGTTTTTGAAATGTCCTGAACATAGCCCGAGAAGGAGACATCAGTGCCGGAATTTGTAAATATCCATACACCATTTTCGGTTACGTAGTTGAGCAGGAATATAATTTTTAATGGAGAGTGAACAGGGGAATCATTGTTCTCAATATCTTTTAACTTTTCGAAAGCTTTACTATGATCTTCAACGTGGTGGTGATGATGATCATGAGTGTGATGATGTATGATATTAGGGATCTGGTGTAAAGTGTCATGCACAATAGTGAATATACCATATCCCATAAAGGAACCTGAGTAAAATAAGAAAAGTGGTATGGCAATAATGTTTCTCAAGGAATAAGACTATCTTTTACTCATGGGGCTGCATTTGCAATTTTAGTGTACTTGGTGCCAAGTTCAAAGTTTGTACAGGTGCAACTTGCTAAATATTTTATGCTTTTAACGATACTGTAATATCAAATACATACTAATAACAGCTTTATGGTTAGAAATTGCACCCCTCTATATTTAATTTATGCTTTGGAATAGGGGCAGCAGCACTTTTTAATGGTCAGCCGAATGATTGACTGGGCTATGGTGTTTGAGGTATCAGGAAATTTGATTGATATATCGATTTTTTTGGTGATATACTCATTTACAGATCAGTGCTTTTAATGATGATTTTTGTAAATTAATATAGTATAAAGCCTTATTTTAATAACTTTACTATCCGCCAATTTTTTTTAATAGCATATGAATAAGCATGTTTATTTACTCTTTACGGTATTATTTTGTCTTACTATAGCCACTACTTTGGCTCAGGGAGACGAAGCTCTTGAAAAAGCATATGTCAGAGCTAATGAAAAGCTTGAAAAAGGAGATTTTCGAAGCGCTATACTGGATTATTCACAATTGATCAATTCGAAGTTCGGCAACAATGAAGTGTATGTTAAAAGAGGTATAGCTTATTATCAAACCAAAGATTATGACAAAGCATCTGCTGATTTTGACGATGCGGTTAAAGCCAGAATCGATAGCCCCGAACTTTACGGATATCGAGGACTAACAAAATATGAGCAGAAAGATTATCAGGGAGCAGCCAGCGAGTTGGAAAAGGCTGCTAATATGGGCTTTAATAAGCCTGAGGGTTTATTTAATCTTGGGAATGCTAAATTCCGGTTAGACAGTTATCAGGACGCCATAAAATACTATGATCAGGCCGAAAAAGCGGGCTATAGTAATGCTACATTATTTAATAATAGGGGTAAAGCTAAGTTTACTTTAAAAAATTATGATGCGGCCGTTCAGGATTATAATAAAGCGTTGGCTGTTGATGCTAAATACGATAAAGCTTTGGAGAACCGGGCAGAGGCATATTATGAATTAAAAAAGTGGAAAGAAGCCGCTGAAGATTATGATGCATTGATAAAATCAGGAAAAGTAACAGATGAGAACTTTGCCAGGCGGGGTATAGCCTTATATCAATTGAAAAATTACGACGAGGCGGCAAAGGATCTGGAAAGTGCGATCCAAAGGGGCAGTAAGATACCTGAACTGACCTATTACCTCGGCAATATCTATTTTGAGAAGAAAGATTATAAAAAGTCGGCACTTTACTATGAGCAGGCCCAGCGAGCCAATGCGGAAGTTGCTGATCTTAATGCAAAGCTCGGACAGGCATACTTTCTTAGTGATAATTACTCTGCGGCAGAAACTACCTTTACTACTGCGATCAATAAAGGGAACAATGATCCGGCAAATTACCTGTATCGCGGCTTGGCAAGGTATGAGTTAAAGGATGATAATGGGGCCTATCAGGATCTGAAACAAGCCACTGACAAAGGGCAAAAAAACTACAAAGCCTTTTACTATCTGGGGAACTTACAGTTTAAGCAAGAAGAATATCATTTGGCAGAAGCCAGCTACGATAAAGCTATTGCTATTGAAGCTGACGACCCCGTAATATTTAACAATCGAGGAAAATCAAAATTTAACCTTGATAAGCATCAGGAAGCCCTTAAAGACTATAATCAGGCACTATCTCTCAAAGCAGATTATGATAAAGCGCTTGAGAATAGAGCTGAGGCATTTTTCAAACTGGAGAAGTGGCAGGAGGCAGTAAATGATTACGATGCGCTGATCAAAGCCGGCAAAGTAACAGACGAAAATTTTGCCAGAAGGGGTATAGCAATGTACAAGCAGGGCAAGTATGATGACGCCATAAAGGACCTGGAGAGTGCGGTGCAAAGAGGAAGTAAAATTCAAGAGCTGACTTACTACCTGGGTAATGCATGGTTTGCCAAAGAGGACTATAAGAAAGCCTCTCTTTATTATGAGCAGGCTCAGCGTGCTGGCGTTGTTGCCTCTGACCTGAGTGCCAAATTAGGAAAATCGTACTTTCTTAATAAGAACTGCAACGCGGCCGAAACCACATTGTCAGATGCCATAAGTAAAGGCAGCGCTGATGTAGACAGCTACCTGTACCGGGGTTTGGCAAGGTATGAGTTGAAGAATGAGGACGGAGCCATAGCCGATCTGCAACAGGCTATATCCAAGGGAGTTAAGGATTATAATGCATATCATTACCTGGGTAATCTGCAATTTAAAAAAGAGGAATACGCAAATGCTGTAGCCAGTTATGATAAAGCCATCTCGCTTGATGCTTCTGACGCTGTAGTTTTTAATAACCGGGGTAAAGCTAAATTCAACCTACAGAAGTATAATGAGGCTATTGCTGATTTTGATAAAGCCCTCGCTCTCCAGGGAGATTACAGCAAGGCACTGGAAAACCGGGCAGAAGCAAAGTTTGCGGCCAAAGACTGGCCGGGAACTATTGCGGATTATGAAGCTATTAAAAAATCAGGAGGTTCGGATGCCGGTATTTATGAAAAAACAGGTATAGCCCGTTTTAATACCGGTGATTTTCAGGGAGCTGTTACTGACCTGAAGTCGGCCGTTCAAAGAGGTGCCACTGGTGATGACCTGAACCTGAAACTTGGTATAGCACTATATAAGACAGGAGGAAACAAAGAGGCTTACTCTTATTTACAAAAAGCCGAAGAAGCCAGTCTTGCCACTCCACAGGTTTATGAGATGTTGGGAGTATCGGCCTATGGTAACAAGAGCTTTGGCAAGGCTGATGAATATATAACGAAGGCATTGGATGGAGGTGTAAAAAGCAATGATCTCTACAAGTATCGTGGTGCGGCAAGATACGCTACAAACAATGTAGAGGGAGCATTTGAAGATTTTAAAAGGGCGGAGTCTCTGGGGTCTGCGGATTACGAGACGTTTAAGTCATTAGGTGATATATACTATTCACGAAATGAACTGGAAAATTCAATTGCCGCCTATAATAAAGCGGTTGCTGTAAAAGCTGATGATCCGGTGGTGTTAAACAACAGAGGTAAGGCCAAGCTTCTTCTCAAGAACCACCAGGGAGCCGTTGATGATTTTGATAAGGCTATCGCCTTGAAATCGGATTATGGAAAAGCCTTGCTCAACCGTGGAACTGCCCGATTTGAACTTAAAAATTACTCCGGAGCAATAGCAGATCTGGAAAAAGCCAAGGAAGCCTCAGGGCAAAGCAAAGAGGTGGTTAAAATGCTGGGATTGGCCTATTACGAAACTGGGAATAAAAAAGAGGCGGAAAAGTACCTCGATAAGGCCATTCAGGAAGGTTCTAAGGATGCACAGGTATACGTGTATAGCGGTTTGCTAAGCTATGATCAGGGTGATTTTAAAAAAACGGCTGGATATCTGGATAAAGCGGAAGAGCTTGGAGAAAAATCTCCCGCGATATATGAAAAAAGAGGTCTTGCCAAGTATAATTTGAAAAATTATCAGGGAGCGGTGGATGACCTTACCCGCGCTGAGAAATCGGGAGTGGCAAATGCAGACCTGTATGCGAAAGTAGGTATAGCGCAGTATGAGCTAAAAAATTATGAAGAGGCAGCAGGCAATTTGCAAAAGGCAGTCTCCAAAGGGTCGAAAGAAAATGAAGTTTACTACAACTTAGGTAATGCACAATTCAGGCTCGAACAGTATGATCAGGCCATTAAGAGCTATGACCAGGCTATAGCTCTGGGAGCTGGAGACGAGCTGGTTTACAACAATAGAGGGAAAGCTAAAATGCTAACCAATAAACTGTCAGAGGCAATTGGTGACTTTGATAAGGCCCTTCAGGTTAAGCCAGAGTATAATGTTGCTTTGCTCAATAGAGGTACCGCTAAATACCTTTCAAAGGACTACAAAGGAGCCATAGCTGATTTGAATAAAATTATAGATGCTAACCAGGGAGGTAAAGAAGAGTATCTGTACCTGGGGGTATCGAAATTCCAGACTCAGGATTATGATGGTGCACTCACCGCTCTGGATAAAGCCCATTCTTTAGGTATAAATGATATGTTGCTTTATTATGGTTTGGGTAATGCTCAATATTATAAGGGAGACTTTGAAAAAGCTGTAGCTAATCTTGAGAAGGCCATCCAGATGGGAGCAGAAGATGTGCAGACTTATGCTAATAAAGGTGCTGCCGAATATAAACTGGAAAAGTATCAAGCTGCTGCTACAGACCTTAAAAAGGCCGTGGAGATGGGAGCTTCTGAGGCAGAAGTATTCCATAACCTGGGCCATTCACTATATGAATCAAATGATTTTGAGGGAGCTGTTTCTGCATTGAATAAAGCCATTAGTGCCAAAAGCGATTATGGCTCGGCATATTTTCACAGGGGAAATGCCAGGTTCAGGCTTAAAAATTATGAAAGTGCTATTAAGGACTATGATGAGGCGATCGCAAAAGGTGTGAAAAACCCAGTTATTTTTAATAACAAGGGCAAGGCCTACCAGTTAGCAGATAACCTGGATCAGGCCATTGATAGTTATACCAAAGCCATTGAAGTTGATGGTAACTACGCGAGAGCTTATGAGAACAGAGGCAAGGCCAGCTTCATACAGGAAAAGTATGAGGCGGCAGCTAAGGATTTATCCAGGTATGAAAAACTAGAGGAAAAGCCTGATGGAGAGACTATATTTTACTTAGCAGAATCATATTACCATATGCAGGAATATGTGAGAGCCCTGTCCTATTTTGACAAAACCATTGAGGCAGGTAATAAAAGTGGTGAAACTTACCAGCACAGAGCAAGGACGCTGATGGAAACACAGGACTATGAAGGGGCTATAGCCGACCTGCAAAATGCGCTGAATGCAGGTAAGAAAGATGCATCAGTGTATATGGATCGCGCACGAGCCAATCTTTATTTGGGAAATATACGTGCTGCATCCAATGATCTTGACGATGTTATATCGAAAGATCCTGATAATGCAGATGCATATTATAACCGGGCATACCTAAAGGAGGAGGCTGAAGATTACGAAGGTGCCATAAGTGATTACGCAAAGGTGGTAAAGCTTACCCCGGAAGACGATGCCGCACATTTTCATCTTGCGAATGTTACCGTATCATCAGGTAACGTGGGTGGAGCACTGGAGTCAATCAATAAAGCTATTGAGTTAAATGGCAAAGAGGCATCTTACCACAAAGTAAAAGGCAATATTTTATACCAGCTTGATCGCGGGGGAGAAGCCTGTGAGAGCTGGAGGACAGCAGTAGAACTTGGAGATAAAAAAGCTTCCTATTTTATTGGTCAGTACTGTAATTAAAAGAAGTCATAAAGTTATTTTCACATATGCCCGGTAGCCGTAAGTTTGCCGGGCACTATGTTTAGAAATTCTGTTACCTGGACCTTCCTTTACGTATATACCTCTACCAGATAATACTTTATCATGATTAAACTTTTTATTCCTTTTTTCTTCGTTTTTAATACTGAAATGCCGGAAACCATATCAGGGAAAGTGATACGTGTAATCGACGGAAATACCATAGAGATTCTTGATTCGGAGAAGGAGATTGTTAAGATAATGCTCAGCGAAGTTGACTGTCCGGAGTCCGGGCAGGAATTTGCAGAGGAAGCTAAGAAATTCACCGAGAAACTTACATTAAAGAAAAGAGTTATGGTTGAACTTAAGGGCAAGGACCGATGGGGGAATAAGCTTGGACAGGTAACTTTAAACAATGGAAAACTGCTGCATCATGAGCTGTTAAAAAATGGCTTGGCCTGGGCCAGAGAAGAGAGCAACGAGGTGCTGGCAAGCTTACAGCAGGCTGCCAGAACAAATAAAAGTGGCTTATGGATAAATGAGGACCCTACACCTCCCTGGATTTACAGAAGACAACAAACCATGATGGCTCCCAAAGGTCGATAACCTATATTTGAACATATCTGTAGCTTAGCAGTTTATTGTAGTCAAGCACAATAAAAAGTATTAATTTTCAGTTTTATAGACTGAATGAATAAAAGAGATTGTTATGAGATTTGTGTTAGTCATTCTGATATGTCTTTTAGGTGCTAGCTTTAATGCTAATGCGCAGAAAGCCAAGAAGTCTAAAGATAAACAACAACCCGTTGATAATGCATTTGAACCCTTTGCTCCTGAAGAAGTAAAGGCCCCTATTAGGAAAAGTAGCAAAAAAAGTAAAAAGTCCTACAGTACCAAGTACAACAAGACGCTCGAAGAAAAGAGAGAAGAGTTTGCCAAACGCATGGAAGCTAATGCCAAAAAGGAGCGAAAAATGCAGAGGCAAATGGAGAAACCTCAATATTCTGATCCCTCATATTTTGGACACAAAAACAAACCCAAAAAGCGTAAGCCGAGTAAGAGGAAATTTTGTAAAGAGTGTGGCATCGTCCATTAATATAGACTAGCATACAAAAAAATGATACATTGAACTTGCGGGGAGCAATGTTTAACGGTACCTATTTCTTATCTTAGATTCAATGAATAACCTCAATCGATTCATTGAACAAACCAATCTGAAACCAACTTTCGTTGCCGGAGATGTTGATATGCTTGTAAATCAGGCTGTTGAGAATAATTTCTTAGGTATATGCGTCCCTCCTTTTTGGGTTAAAAAAGCTAGCAGAGAGATTGGCAACAGAGATGTTCAGTTGGTAACAGTTATTGGTTTCCCGTTGGGGTATAACATGACAGAAACAAAAATCCAGGAGATAGAACTGGCTATGAGGGATGGTGCTGATGAACTGGATATTGTCATGAATATATCTTCCTTCAAAACCGGATTACCGTGGACGAAAATTGAATTGGCCAAATGTAGTAACCTTATCCATGATAGTTATAAGCTGGTAAAGGTTATTATAGAAACGGCTTATTTATCTTTAAAGGAGATAGAAACAGCATGCAAAATATGTGCGGATGCAGGAGTTGATTTCGTGAAAACTTCAACCGGTTTTGCCGGAGAAGGAGCTAAAGTTGAGCATATAGAGCTAATGCGCAAAATATTACCTTCAAATGTTGGAATAAAGGCCTCGGGAGGTATCAAAACCTATCAGCAGGCCGTAGAGCTTGTGATGGCCGGGGCTGATAGAATAGGTACATCTTCCGGAGTGGAAATATTGGCCGAAGCAAAGTAAACAAAAAACTATGGAGCACTTTAACATCAAGGTTTTAGGCAAGGTGCAGGGGGTTTTTTACAGAGTGCATACGCGTAAAAAGGCCTATGACCTGGGCATCACAGGTTATGTGCGCAATGAACCCGACGGTAGTGTATACATTGAAGCGGAGGGACGACTTGACAAACTTAATGAGTTTGTATCATGGTGCAGGATCGGCCCTGATAAAGCAAAAGTAGAGGAAGTACAGGTTAAATCTTCAGGCGAACTTAGGAAGTTCACCAAGTTCGAAATAGAACGCTAAATGAGTTGAAATATTCAGGAGGTTTTAGGCTAAGCGATTTTCATCTTAATGATACCCTTATACTTATAGATCTTGAGTTCAAAATGCTGATGAATGAAAGCTCTCATTCTGTTCTCGGCAAGCTCCGCCTTGCGACCTTCAGGGTAAAAAACCGTAAGCTCGAGCACTGCTTTTAAAAAGTTAGGTCGCAGACAAAAATCCACCAGCCACTCCTCATATGTGGTAATCCAGTCGGCTGTATATTTATCATAATGATCTTTTCCGTCAAAAAGAAACTCCAGCTGATTATTGCCATGTTTATATCGGTAAACACCGGCAAGGTTGCGGTAAAATTCCTCTAGACGATCAGTGAACTCAGTTTTATGAGCTTTAATACGCTTTACTGTGTCGTCTTCGAGCCCGAGCGGATTAAACTGATCCAGATAAAACTTCTTAGCAAAATCTATTAAATACACGATAAGATGCTGCTCCATATCAAGCTGCGCCTTTTCAAGTATATAGTTTTTATCCAGCGGAAAATATTTCTGAATCATTATTAAATATTTGAATGGACAAATATAATAGTTTCTTTGCAAGTATGAGATTAAAAAAACAGAAATGATCGTATAATTGAGGGGATTATATTACATCACTCTTTGATGGAAAGTACATAAATCCTATTTTACTTATAAGACTTAACCATATGCGACAGTTACTGATTATTTCGTGCCTTGTCCTGTTTAGTGCCTACAGCTATGCCCAGGAAGGTGCTTACCAGATTGACGTTACAAAATTAGATAGTGGTCTATACCTTTACCGCTCCTATGCTCAATATGAGGGTAATAAGGTGTCGGCCAATGGGCTCATCGTGGAAGCAAATGATAGCGTTGTGGTGATTGATTCGCCCTGGGACAACGATCAAACTACGCAGTTGCTTGACTGGATAGAAGTTGAAATAGGTAAACCGGTTGCCGCAGTAGTGATCACCCATGCCCATAACGACAGGATCGGAGGAATAGCTACCCTTCATGAAAGGAATATAAAAACAGTAAGTAGCCAGCTTACAAAAGTATATGCGCTGAAACGTGGTTTTGAGGCACCCAGGAAAATATTCGAAAAGGAAATAACACTGAGTTTGGGAGACTATGTAGTTAATGTATTTTACCCCGGGGCCGGGCATACGGTTGATAATACAGTAGTTTATATTGCTCCTTTCGATGTGCTTTACGGAGGGTGTTTTATTAAAAGTAGCGGGGCCAGGGATCTGGGTAATATCGAGGATGCTGACCTTGACTCATGGGCGAATAGTATTCAAAACATGCGAAAACGCTTTCCGGTACCTAAAATGGTTATTCCAGGACATGGTGATCATGCGCCGGGTGCCATAGAAAATACTCTGAAGCTACTGAGTTATAAGTAGACTATTGAAGAGGTGAGTTCTCCTCCTTTGCCATTACATTATAAACCATCTTATCCATCAGGCCGGGAAACCATTTGTTGAGAAAAACAGTCATTTTACCTTGAGCAGTCAGGATCAGGTGCTTTTTTCTCTTTTTGGTGGCTTTGTAAATGTGATTGGCACACTCCTCGGCTGTCATCATTTTTTCTTCTTTCCGGGGAGACTCGCCTTGCTGAGAGCCATCCGCCGTAAGCGAAGATTTTCTGATATTAGATGCAGTAAAACCCGGACAGGCTGTTAATACATGGACGCCCTTTTTAAGCATCTCAGTTCTTAGTACTTCAAGAAAACCTTGCAAGGCAAATTTTGAAGCCGAGTAGCCTGTTCTGCCCGGAAGGCCACGAAATCCGGCGATTGAAGAAATTCCGATCACTGAACCTTTGTTTTCCAATATAGATGGCAGACAATATTTGGTTGCATAAAGTACACCATAGAAGTTGATGTCCATTACCTGCTTTACCACATTCAGGTCTACATCTTCAAACAGGGCTCTCATGGATATGCCGGCATTATTGATCAGAATGTCAATCCTGCCATAGCGCTGCAGGGCCTCTTCTGCCATTCGCTTGTTATCCTCTTCCTTACTCACATCCGACTGAAAACCTATTGCCTCAATACCCTGATCCTTAAGCTCTGTTACAGCCTGGTCTAATGGCTCTTTTTTTCTGCCCGTGATCATAATCTTTGACCCGTTTTTACCAAAAACTTCAGCAAGAGCCTTCCCTATTCCGGAAGATCCGCCAGTTATTATTACTACTTTATTATGCATGGTACAATTTGGTTTATGGGTATTGAGCAAGGGATTTCCTGCCTGCCAAAAAAATGGCGAAGTTAAGTACTGCTAAAATAATAGATTAAGTTTTATTTAACCCATCTTTTGCAGAATTGCCTATTTTTGGCTGATTTTAAA
This region of Fulvivirga ulvae genomic DNA includes:
- a CDS encoding tetratricopeptide repeat protein, which codes for MNKHVYLLFTVLFCLTIATTLAQGDEALEKAYVRANEKLEKGDFRSAILDYSQLINSKFGNNEVYVKRGIAYYQTKDYDKASADFDDAVKARIDSPELYGYRGLTKYEQKDYQGAASELEKAANMGFNKPEGLFNLGNAKFRLDSYQDAIKYYDQAEKAGYSNATLFNNRGKAKFTLKNYDAAVQDYNKALAVDAKYDKALENRAEAYYELKKWKEAAEDYDALIKSGKVTDENFARRGIALYQLKNYDEAAKDLESAIQRGSKIPELTYYLGNIYFEKKDYKKSALYYEQAQRANAEVADLNAKLGQAYFLSDNYSAAETTFTTAINKGNNDPANYLYRGLARYELKDDNGAYQDLKQATDKGQKNYKAFYYLGNLQFKQEEYHLAEASYDKAIAIEADDPVIFNNRGKSKFNLDKHQEALKDYNQALSLKADYDKALENRAEAFFKLEKWQEAVNDYDALIKAGKVTDENFARRGIAMYKQGKYDDAIKDLESAVQRGSKIQELTYYLGNAWFAKEDYKKASLYYEQAQRAGVVASDLSAKLGKSYFLNKNCNAAETTLSDAISKGSADVDSYLYRGLARYELKNEDGAIADLQQAISKGVKDYNAYHYLGNLQFKKEEYANAVASYDKAISLDASDAVVFNNRGKAKFNLQKYNEAIADFDKALALQGDYSKALENRAEAKFAAKDWPGTIADYEAIKKSGGSDAGIYEKTGIARFNTGDFQGAVTDLKSAVQRGATGDDLNLKLGIALYKTGGNKEAYSYLQKAEEASLATPQVYEMLGVSAYGNKSFGKADEYITKALDGGVKSNDLYKYRGAARYATNNVEGAFEDFKRAESLGSADYETFKSLGDIYYSRNELENSIAAYNKAVAVKADDPVVLNNRGKAKLLLKNHQGAVDDFDKAIALKSDYGKALLNRGTARFELKNYSGAIADLEKAKEASGQSKEVVKMLGLAYYETGNKKEAEKYLDKAIQEGSKDAQVYVYSGLLSYDQGDFKKTAGYLDKAEELGEKSPAIYEKRGLAKYNLKNYQGAVDDLTRAEKSGVANADLYAKVGIAQYELKNYEEAAGNLQKAVSKGSKENEVYYNLGNAQFRLEQYDQAIKSYDQAIALGAGDELVYNNRGKAKMLTNKLSEAIGDFDKALQVKPEYNVALLNRGTAKYLSKDYKGAIADLNKIIDANQGGKEEYLYLGVSKFQTQDYDGALTALDKAHSLGINDMLLYYGLGNAQYYKGDFEKAVANLEKAIQMGAEDVQTYANKGAAEYKLEKYQAAATDLKKAVEMGASEAEVFHNLGHSLYESNDFEGAVSALNKAISAKSDYGSAYFHRGNARFRLKNYESAIKDYDEAIAKGVKNPVIFNNKGKAYQLADNLDQAIDSYTKAIEVDGNYARAYENRGKASFIQEKYEAAAKDLSRYEKLEEKPDGETIFYLAESYYHMQEYVRALSYFDKTIEAGNKSGETYQHRARTLMETQDYEGAIADLQNALNAGKKDASVYMDRARANLYLGNIRAASNDLDDVISKDPDNADAYYNRAYLKEEAEDYEGAISDYAKVVKLTPEDDAAHFHLANVTVSSGNVGGALESINKAIELNGKEASYHKVKGNILYQLDRGGEACESWRTAVELGDKKASYFIGQYCN
- a CDS encoding thermonuclease family protein, with translation MIKLFIPFFFVFNTEMPETISGKVIRVIDGNTIEILDSEKEIVKIMLSEVDCPESGQEFAEEAKKFTEKLTLKKRVMVELKGKDRWGNKLGQVTLNNGKLLHHELLKNGLAWAREESNEVLASLQQAARTNKSGLWINEDPTPPWIYRRQQTMMAPKGR
- the deoC gene encoding deoxyribose-phosphate aldolase translates to MNNLNRFIEQTNLKPTFVAGDVDMLVNQAVENNFLGICVPPFWVKKASREIGNRDVQLVTVIGFPLGYNMTETKIQEIELAMRDGADELDIVMNISSFKTGLPWTKIELAKCSNLIHDSYKLVKVIIETAYLSLKEIETACKICADAGVDFVKTSTGFAGEGAKVEHIELMRKILPSNVGIKASGGIKTYQQAVELVMAGADRIGTSSGVEILAEAK
- a CDS encoding acylphosphatase — its product is MEHFNIKVLGKVQGVFYRVHTRKKAYDLGITGYVRNEPDGSVYIEAEGRLDKLNEFVSWCRIGPDKAKVEEVQVKSSGELRKFTKFEIER
- the bla gene encoding subclass B1 metallo-beta-lactamase, whose protein sequence is MRQLLIISCLVLFSAYSYAQEGAYQIDVTKLDSGLYLYRSYAQYEGNKVSANGLIVEANDSVVVIDSPWDNDQTTQLLDWIEVEIGKPVAAVVITHAHNDRIGGIATLHERNIKTVSSQLTKVYALKRGFEAPRKIFEKEITLSLGDYVVNVFYPGAGHTVDNTVVYIAPFDVLYGGCFIKSSGARDLGNIEDADLDSWANSIQNMRKRFPVPKMVIPGHGDHAPGAIENTLKLLSYK